The Synechococcus sp. PCC 7335 nucleotide sequence GTTCGGCGCCGCGTCAGCCACCAGCTGGTTGAGATGAGGACGATCAAAAACATCCCCGAGTACTGGTGTTGCCCCCATCTGTTTCAGAGCGTGGAGCTTTTGCGGTGTGCGAGATAACGCTGTAACCGCATAGCCAGCCTTGACTAATTGAGGAATCAATGCGTGACCCATGGTGCCTGAGGCACCGGCAATAAAGATCTTCATGGCTAGTTTCTAAAAAAGGTGGTTGAACGGGGCCGTCTGCCATATTCCTTGGCGACTGCCCCAGAACTTATATCTGGAATTCTGCTGCTATCGTTTTCCAGAACTGGTCGATATCCGAGCGTGATCGCAGATGGTAGACCTGCTTTGTTGCCTTCACTTGCGCTACATACTCTCGATATTTTGGGGTTAGTTTGGCATGGCACAACCGGACGGTAGGGTAGGACTTCAACGTCCCTTTCAATAACGAGCTGCCCTCTGGCCAACCAGCAGGCCATGCCCAAGCCCCTTGTAAGAATCGCTTCGTCACCCACCAGTAATGCCGCCATACGGGCATGTCGAGATACACCAAGGTATCGGCCACTTTCAGTCGTTCCCAGACGGTATCTATAGAGCCGAAGCCATCTACAATCCACTGGTCTTGCAGCAGCAGTTCATCATGGGCCGCTTTGAACTCGGCGGGGGGCACTTCGGTACCACCGGGCCGGTATTGGATCGAATCGAGTGGCACCCAGGGGAGTCCGGTCATGTTTCCTAGACGCCGGCTGAGGGTGGATTTGCCAGCCCCCGCATTGCCAAATACAGCAACTTTTTTCATCGGAATTCAACCTTCAACTCTACTCAGTCTTCTTAGTCACAATGAACACGATTTTCGCGTTACCGATGGGCGATTTGTAATCCTTCGGTTGCCATTGGTTGTCAATTGCAAATCCCGCATCGGTCAAACTGTTCTCTAAGTCTTTGACTGTAAACACCTTAATTGACGGAAACAGCCCCAAGAATTGACCCACCGGGGCAACCAGCTTGAACCAGGCCATCGTATCCCCTAGGCAAAATGTACTGGTGATGAAGACTCCGCTCAGTTGGAGCAGGTCATAGACTTTAGCGATCACGGCTTCCTTATTGGCGAGCAGATGCAGCACATTCAGGCCCAATACGGCATCGTAAGTTTGGTCAGGGGCGCTTAGCTCGTCAATGCTGGCTTGCTCAAAGGTGACGTTTTGGATGTTCTGGGCGTCCGCCTTCCCTTGGGCGATCACAATCATGTTGGATGAGAAATCAATTGCTCGAATATGTTTCACATAAGGGGCATGGACAATAGCGGTCGAACCAGTGCCGCAACCAAATTCCAGCACGTTCATACTGGGCCGCAAATACTCCCGCGTGACCTGGAGTTTCTTTTGGTAGGCTGCTTCATCCGCGATTGGTTGTCTTGCATAACCTGCGGCGATTTTATTCCAAAATTTAGCTGAAGTGTTCATCACATCCTCGTTAATTTAATTAAACGGTTTCTTCATTTCTCACATCTGAGGCACGTCCATAAAAATCATGCTTCCTGACTAGTTGAGTATTGCTTGGGAGCCGAGTTCCGCCATCGCCAGGCCAACCAAATTATGAATAACAAAGCGACCATCTTAAGAATCAGATGAAAGGTATCGTCCAGATCGGTAGTGCCATTGTTGAGCTCAAACGCGAGGGTAATCACAGCGGCAATGATGTTAGCCCAGCGATTTGTGCCATAGGGCAACAGTCGAGAGAGGAGAACCATAGAGATTGGCACTTCAGCGACGAAACCACCGAAGAGCAACAGATTTTCTGTTATTTGAATGCCATTGAATGTCCCGGTCATCACTTGTTCAATGAATCCAGGCTCAATAAATTCATGGATATCTCGAAAAATGGTGTTAAAAAGATAAAATATCCACAGGTTTGATAGCTTGGCTTTCATCTCCATTGCCAGTATTTGTTTCTGCAAATTCATGTTTGTTCTCCTTTGTCCAAATTTTCTGTTTGGGCTGGCATGACCGACACCAGTGGTAGCCCCAAATCACGCACCTTAATCAGCAGTCCATAGAGCGCCGCCTGATCAACTACTGGGCCAGACAATAGCGTTTCACCGTTGTCTTTGAGCGCGATCGTGAATCCCTCAAACCAATGGCTCCAACGACGACCGAGATGTCCTTTGACACAAATTTCGTATTCAAGTGGGTGGTGACCGTTGGCTGAACCGCGTAGTTGACTCATGGAAGTTGCAATCACCTGCTCTAATCACGGCTTGCCTGAACAACTTGAAAATACAAACGAATATGGGGAGCTGTTGTCCCTAGATGTGGGGATTGGATGTGGGGATTTATGGAGAATCTTGCGGGGATAAACGCCTAAATCAGCTCTAGCTCTACGGCTCGTTTCACAGCGGCTCGGCGATTGGTGACATTGAGTTTGCTGTAAATCCGCTTGGTGTGGGTGCGCACTGTACTCAAGGCCACGACGAGTTCACTGGCGATTTCTGGGCCGGATAGTTCGGTATTGAGCAATCGGAGAACATCCAGCTCCCGTTGGCTAAGGGGTTCAATTAGGGGTGGGGGAGAGGGGGAGAGGGGGAGAGGGGATGGCTCTTTAGGCTTTTGTCCCCACGTTTCTAAAGTGGTCAAGAGCCGCTGGCTGTAGGTTACTGTAATACCGCGAGTCATGGTCTCTTGCAGCAGTTGTCTCATCGGGGTTCCAGATTCTGCAAAGATGCGAACATAGCCCTCCGGTTCGGCTAGGGTAAGGGCGCGTTCTAGGGCTGTGATCGCCGCTGAAACATCACTCTGAGCCTTTTGCGCCAAGGCTAGAACCACCAAAATTTTGATGCTGCTGCCAGTTCTCTCCTCAGCTTCTGCCGCTGCCAGTAATCGAGTCAGGAGACCGATGACCCGATGCATTCCCTCGCCCGTCTCATTGCACCCACCGCTATCACGCTCGTACTGAGCGATCGCAACTCTGGCTAGGGTCAAGTGTTCGTATTCACGTAGATAGTCTGGCTTATCGTCCATCGATAAACCACACTCTCGCACCCAGCTTAGGGCTTCAGTCAGTCTGCCTTGCCGCAGCCACAGCCGTGCCCTCAACGCTGGGATCGGGCGCACATCTGGAACTGGCATAGGCGTTTGGGAATAGATCCGTTCAGCCTCGTGAAGCTGGTCGAGGGCGGTCTCTAGATCGCCCTTGGCAGCTGTTAATCGTGCTTGCACTACCCACCAAAGATATTTAACCCCCGATAGCGAAGCCTGCTGACGTAGGGTTTCACCGCTCAGCAACAGCTGGCTGGCAGCCGCCAAATCGCCTTGTTCGTAGCGCACTTCGCTCAAGCCCAGATACAGTTCTGGTGTGCCCGCCCGCACCGGGCCGTCCTGCTCTGTCGCTAGTTGTAAGGACTGCTCACAAATATTAATTACCTGGTGAAGACGCCCTTGGGCTATGCTCATCTGTGCCAGGATCAAGGTGCCGCCAATAGCCATCTGTGGAAGGCCCATCTGCTTAAAAATTGCCAGACCCTCGGCAAAGGAATGATAGCCGGCTTCTGGCCTGCCGCTGGTCCAGAAAGCGAGTCCAAGTAGGGCTGCGGTTGTGCCTCGCTCGTACTCTTCATCTTCTGGCAGCAGTTCTAGGGCCTGCTGAGCATAGGTCACAGTGCTAGACGCATCCTTCAGCGCTGTCGCCCGGTAGGCGCGGGCATTGGCGATAGAGGCAGGTAAAGACCGCAGCTGTGCGTTCTCCGTGACAATGCTTTCAACGGCTAGCGACTCCCGTGAGTTTGCGGCTGCTTCCAAGCATCTTTCTGCGTCTTGTAGGCGAGATTCAACCGCCTCTAACTGCCCATCGTTCAACAGCACCAAGGCGTAGGCAACGCTGAGGACAGGGCGGTGGCGAATCAG carries:
- a CDS encoding class I SAM-dependent methyltransferase, whose product is MNTSAKFWNKIAAGYARQPIADEAAYQKKLQVTREYLRPSMNVLEFGCGTGSTAIVHAPYVKHIRAIDFSSNMIVIAQGKADAQNIQNVTFEQASIDELSAPDQTYDAVLGLNVLHLLANKEAVIAKVYDLLQLSGVFITSTFCLGDTMAWFKLVAPVGQFLGLFPSIKVFTVKDLENSLTDAGFAIDNQWQPKDYKSPIGNAKIVFIVTKKTE
- a CDS encoding DUF6326 family protein; translated protein: MNLQKQILAMEMKAKLSNLWIFYLFNTIFRDIHEFIEPGFIEQVMTGTFNGIQITENLLLFGGFVAEVPISMVLLSRLLPYGTNRWANIIAAVITLAFELNNGTTDLDDTFHLILKMVALLFIIWLAWRWRNSAPKQYSTSQEA
- a CDS encoding LuxR C-terminal-related transcriptional regulator, whose protein sequence is MIGSAGLINSKIPLLETKLYLPEWSADWVSRPRLIDRIHTQRKLTLVSAPAGFGKTTLLAEWIAALSTRSVAWVSLDPSDNDPAIFWSYLITALQNIHSGLGERSLSLLRSPQPPPIESVLITLLNELTAVENTVVILDDYHVIVTQAIHNGIGFLISHLPPQAHLIIASRTDPPLSLARLRSHGDLSELRASDLRFTPDEAAAFLNQRMRLSILPDEVTALEQRTEGWIAGLQLAALSLQGRKDVADFVAAFSGDDRYIVDYLMEEVLQRQPEHVRRFLLQTAILERLNGSLCDALTSQTDGQGMLERLERGNLFIIPLDNKRQWYRYHHLFADVLQAYAQMEWPERMASLHAQASEWYEQNDLFADAIRHALTAQDFERAASLIEQVWPTMRQRQRQTTVLGWITSLPDSLIRHRPVLSVAYALVLLNDGQLEAVESRLQDAERCLEAAANSRESLAVESIVTENAQLRSLPASIANARAYRATALKDASSTVTYAQQALELLPEDEEYERGTTAALLGLAFWTSGRPEAGYHSFAEGLAIFKQMGLPQMAIGGTLILAQMSIAQGRLHQVINICEQSLQLATEQDGPVRAGTPELYLGLSEVRYEQGDLAAASQLLLSGETLRQQASLSGVKYLWWVVQARLTAAKGDLETALDQLHEAERIYSQTPMPVPDVRPIPALRARLWLRQGRLTEALSWVRECGLSMDDKPDYLREYEHLTLARVAIAQYERDSGGCNETGEGMHRVIGLLTRLLAAAEAEERTGSSIKILVVLALAQKAQSDVSAAITALERALTLAEPEGYVRIFAESGTPMRQLLQETMTRGITVTYSQRLLTTLETWGQKPKEPSPLPLSPSPPPLIEPLSQRELDVLRLLNTELSGPEIASELVVALSTVRTHTKRIYSKLNVTNRRAAVKRAVELELI